The genomic segment TTCGAGACATCCGTCATCGTGCCCGGCTTGCCCGGGTCGATCACATAGGTCATCTCCGCGCTGTCGGCGAGCGGCTTGACCTCGCCCTCCGCCCCCGCATCGCCCGCGTAGATCACCTTCGGCCCGCGATCCATGTTGATCGAGAGGCTGATCGCCGCGCAATGGATCGAGCAGGTGCCGTCAACCGCGTCATCGCCATAAACGATCAGATGGCGCGATTGGCTGAAGGCCTTGCGCATCATCCCGCAATAGGGGCAGCGGGGGTATTTCTCGAACTCGTTCTCGAGCGGCGCCGCATCGACCTTCAGAAACCGCGCCAGCCCGTTCTGATCGGTCCAATCCCAGGGCGTCATCGGCGCGGCGCCGCCCGCGGCGGGCATGCCCGGCATCGTGCTTTGCGCCGAGGCGGCGGTGGCGGCCATCACGAGGCCG from the Rhodobacter xanthinilyticus genome contains:
- a CDS encoding nitrous oxide reductase accessory protein NosL, yielding MKRRDFLLTSSTGLVMAATAASAQSTMPGMPAAGGAAPMTPWDWTDQNGLARFLKVDAAPLENEFEKYPRCPYCGMMRKAFSQSRHLIVYGDDAVDGTCSIHCAAISLSINMDRGPKVIYAGDAGAEGEVKPLADSAEMTYVIDPGKPGTMTDVSKFAYADAEAAKAAAGPDAKLVGFEEALVLAYADMAKDTLAIRARRAEKRAKAKAAAQ